TGAGGCTTTAAACCAAGTTAATCTTCAAAGTCAAAGTGTTAATGATAAAGAGAGTGAAGTTTTAAAGCAACTCCAAATTCTTTTGAACTTGCCAACCTTTCCAGAACATATTGAAATGTTTGATATTTCCAATTTGGGTGATGAGTTTGTTACTGGAAGTTGTGTCGTTTATTATAATGGTAAGCCTTCCCGGAATGATTTTCGGAAATATAACATTGAAATCGAAGCTCGTGATGATGCGAGTCGGTTAGAAAATTTGGTTTACCGTCGGTACCAAAAGAGTTTAGTCGAGCATCGTCCGCTCCCTGATCTTGTGATTATGGATGGAGGCTTAAAACAAGTTCACGCCGCTAAAAAGGTGCTTTCAGCCTTAGGTTTAGAACAAATTCCTGTGATTGGTTTGATTAAAAATAGCCATCATAATACAGAAAAAATTCTTGATTTAACCCAAAGCGAACAAGTTTTAGATAAACATTCAGGGTTGTATAACTTTTTAGCGAGCATGCAGTTAAGGGTTGATAGTTATGCTAAATCTGGTTTTAGACAAAAACAAAATCGTGCCTTTCTAACTAACGAGTTGTTGACAATTAAAGGGTTAGGATTAAAAAAGATTCAGGAGTTAAATAAGCATTACCAAACTAAAGGTGATTTAAAAAGAGCTAGTTTTGAAGAACTGGACCTGATTATTAAAAATCGGCAAACGACAATGAAACTTTATCATTATCTTCATGATGATGATTAAAATTTCGTAGTTTTGTGCTAAAATGGCAGAAAAATTAAGTTATAATGTAAAAATCAAAACGGAGGTAGTGAAAACTGATGGCAGAAGAGATTATTTTAACTAAAGAGGGGTTAGAAGAAAAAAGAAAGGAACTACGACATTTAATCGATGTAATTCGTCCCCAAGTAATTGATGAATTGGTAGAAGCAAGAAACCAAGGTGACTTGTCTGAAAATGCTGATTATGATGCAGCAAGAAACAAACAAGCAGAAATTGAAAGTCGGATTAAAGAATTAGAATCAGTAATTTCCAAAGCAAAAGTAATTAATACTGGTGGTAAAAAAGGGGAAGTGAAGATTGGTTCTCAAGTTGAATATCAAGATTTGAAAACTCAAAAAATTCATACGGTTAAAATTGTTGGTGCGATTGAAGCTGATCCGTTTGCAGGGTTAATCTCAAACGAGTCTCCCCTTGCTAAAGCAATGCTTGGTCACAAGAGCGAAGAGGTTTTAGAAGTTAGAGAAGTTAATGTTCCTTACAAAGTAAAAGTTGTCAGTGTTAAATAGTTTATTAAACCCAAAAACAAGTTTTGTTTTTGGGTTTTTCTAAGATAGAAAGGTTAAGATGTGAGTTCAACAAACGTTTAAAAACAGTTTACCAACCATTTATGTGGTCGGAACACCGATTGGTAACTTAAACGATTTTAGTCTTCGAGCGATTGAAACGTTAAAAGCAGTAGATTATATTCTTTGTGAAGATACCAGAACTAGTCAAATCCTTTTGCAGCACTTTCAGATTAATAAACCCTTAATTTCCTTGCATAAATACAACGAATTAGAACGTAGTAAGCGAGTTAAAGAATATTTAAATCAAGGTTGTGATTTGGCAATTATTAGTGATGCTGGAATCCCGACCATTAGCGATCCAGGGTCATGATTACTAGCGTCTTTGGTAAATGAAGAAATGCTGAAGTTCAATCTTAGCGGACTTAACTGTGGTCCTGCTTATATTCATGCTTTGGTTGCTAGTGCTTTGGTAGCGAAAAGCAATTACTTTCACGGTTTTTTAACTAGTAAAAATCAAGTAGCAAAGGTTCATGAATTGACAAAGATTGTGCACAATTATTCTGATACTTTAATTTGTTTTTATGAATCAGTACACCGAATAAAAGAAACTATCTTAGCTTTGGACCAAGTATTAATTAACCAACCCCAAACACTTGTAGTCATTGCTCGAGAATTAACTAAGATGAATGAAGAAATTATTCGGGGAACGATTCGCGAAGTTGCTGAGTTTATTCAGAGTCCTGAATTTGTTTTCAAGGGTGAATTTGTAATTTGCTTTGCTAATTCTTCTTTTAAGTTAGTTTTGTCAAAACAAGAACAAATTGCTTTAATTCAAGAACAAATTAATCAAGGATTAAAATTAAAAGCTGCTTGTCGAGTGGTCAGTGTTCAAACTGGTTTACCAATCAACGAACTTTATGCAGTATTTTTAAAAGAAAGTGGTAAAAAAACCTAAAACCTTCCTTATTCTTTAGGGGAGGAAGAAAATGAAAAAATTAACAATTCAAGCAAAAAAACAAATTAAGGCAGGAAAGGGTGTCAGTGGGAGTTTTCTTAGTGGTCTTGGTAGTATTTTTAAAGCAATCGGAGGGTTTATTACTGATACAATTTCAACGATTGCAACAACAGTTTTTATGTTTAATGATCATCAACACCACGATAAGGTCACTTATAAGTTAGGAAACAATCAAATCAGTATTGATGATAGCAAAAGTAATAGTTTAAACCATGATAATCACTCTGATGATGATCATCAAGTTAAACTTGCCCACACCACTCCGACTACTCAATTGCACTTAGAAGACCCTTACCAATTGGGTCAGGAAATAACAGGAGGAGATTATGGTGGTCCTGATTTTACCTAGATTTATTTAGGTGTAGAATTCTTGGTAATCTTTTTTATTGAATCAGATGGTGAAATTAGTTATAATAACTAACGTTGAAATGAGTTTCAACCGCTCTTTTTTGTGTCAAAAAGTTGGTGAAAACCCACGCAATAAGGCGAGTCTAGACTGGAGGAAATAGAAATGTTTGCGATTATTAGAACTGGTGGAAAACAAGTTAAAGTTGAAATCGGATCAGAAATTTATGTGGAAAAAATTTCTGGAGAAGCAAATGACAAAGTAACTTTTGAAGAAGTCTTGATGATTGATGGTCACTTAGGGAACCCAATTGTTAAAGATGGAGTTGTCAAAGGAACGGTGATTAAACAAGGTAAAGGAAAGAAACTTCGCGTTGTTCGTTATCATCCCAAAAAAAACATTCGAAAGGTTTATGGGCACCGTCAACCTTATACCAAAGTGCGAATTGATGAAATTTCGATTGCTAAAAATAAGGTGGTTAAAGAAATTCCTGCCGCAACTAAAACTGCTAAAAGTAAACCAGCAGTTAAAAGTGAAGGGAAATAAGAATGGTTAAGGTGGAATTAACCAAACAAAATGGTCAGTTTTTAGAGTTAAAGATGAGCGGACATGCTAATGGTGGTGATTATGGTCATGATTTAGTTTGTGCAGCTTTAACAGGAATCATGAGCGGCGCTTTAAATGCTTATGATGCTGAATATCGTGATGATGTAATCTTGATGGTGAAAGATAACTCTATCAGTATTAAGGTGAAAAACTTGGCGAACAAGGATGTACAAAAAACTTTTGGGTTTCTTGTTTACCAAATCAAAACCATTTTGGTGCAATATCCACAAAATGTTACTTTAAAGGAGGTCGGATAAAATGCGTTTTTTATTAGGATTACAATTTTTTGCTTCTAAAAAAGGAGTTGGATCAACTAAAAATGGTCGTGACTCAGAATCAAAACGTTTAGGAGCAAAAAAAGCAGACGGTCAATTTGCTAATGCTGGTTCAATCATTTTTCGTCAACGAGGAACTAAAATTCACCCTGGTGAAAATGTTGGTCGTGGAGGCGATGATACTTTATTTGCGTTAGTGAGTGGTGTTGTTAAATACGAAAAGTTCGGGAAGAACCGTACAAGAGTAAGAGTAATTGCTCAAGAAGCTAAATAAAAAATTAAAAAGCGCTTAATTGGCGCTTTTTAATTTTTCTAAATAATCACTAATTCCCTGATAGTTATCAGTGGTACTATCATTAGCTAGTGTTTTTACTTCATCAATAGCATTTTTCATGGCTATACAATAAACTTCAGGATCACTGAAAACAAGAAGATCGTTAAGATTATCACCAAAGTAAATAATGTTTTTCTTTGCCAATGAAACTTGATCAAAATGATTAATTAAGAGCAAACAACTTTCTAGACCTAAAATTTTGTTATTGTTCTTTTCTAAAGAAAGATAAATTTCAAAAACTAACTTATATCAAGTCTCAAAATTATGAACAATAAAGTGAAGAAAACTTCGGTTTTGAAGGTTAATGATTTCATAATTTTTAAAGTTCAATTTTTCAAAAACTTCCTTAATTTTGGTTTTATTTTGAGTATTTATTTGGAAATAACTATCGTTGGTCAAAAAATTATAGATAACTATTCCGTTTAACCCAATAAACCATTTTGTATAATTATCAATACCAATACTTGTGTTAGTCAGGATGTTATATCCATCTTTTGGTAATGCACCAGTATTCATCACAAGATAAATTTTTTGTTCACTCAAACCACTAAGAGTTTTTTGGTTAGCTTCACTCATATTGTGGTAGTTATCTAATAAAGTACCATCAACATCAACCATTATCATTCTGATGGTTTCTTTGATTTTTTTTATCATGATTCAAGTCTCACTTTACTTAGATTTTAGCATTGAAACAGTTGAGAAACGACAAGAAAATTTTTGTTAGCTTTCTTCTTAAATATAAAGCGATAAGATACAATAAAAGTAAGGCAGGTTGAAAAAAATGAAAACAACAGGGGTTATTATCACAATCGTCGTCATCGTTGCTTTACTAATCTTCGGGTTTTTAATTCAAAGTGTTCGACATAAAAAAAGTCAGAAAAAACGTGAAAAAGAGTTCAACCAAAAACATAATAATGCTTCAAGTTCAACTAAGAATCAATCCAGAAATTATTCTGCTTATAATCAACACTTGCGTGATCAGTTTTCAGCAAAACGAAAGATATGATTTACTAACATCCACCATCAAGTAGAAATTCCAGGACTTAATTATCAAGAGTTTATTCAAGTTTTCCCATTTTTTTCTAATTTAGAAGCTACTAAAAAGTATTTAGAAACTCGAAATTTAAGTAGTGAAAAACTTCGTGAAACCATGTTTTTTTTAGAAAAAGCACAAATAAAATTTAATAAAGTATGTCTTAGTGCTGATGATCGTTTATTAGGTCAATTTCAAAACTTAGTTACTTATCTTGATGCTAATGCGATTGAATTTTTTAGTAAATATTATCTTGAATTTTTAGGTTTTAACGCCTATTCATTGGTAAGTTTTTGATACGAAGAAGTTCTTGCTCATACTGTTAATTTAGCTGTAAGTAATCAAACTCCTGATCATAATTATCTAAAAGCAGGTTTGAAAAGTTATGAAAAGAGTTTAAATAGTTCTATTGACCAATTAGTGCAAAGAATGCGCTCAGATTTATATCAACAAACCAGAACTTCTTATGAAGAATTTATCAGCGAGTTCTTAAACCAGTTTTTCCACCAAGGTTCAAACTATAATCGCACTAAATTCAATTCTGGAGGTTATAATGGTTATCAAGGTGAGGAAAGTGAATATTTTTCTCATCAGGATAAGGTTGCTTTAAACGCTGCTTATAAAGAATTGGGTGTTGAATTGGATGCAAGTGATGAGCAGGTGAAAAGTGCTTATCGTCAATTGGCAAAAACTTATCATCCTGACAAAAACCCTTCCGTGCAAGCTCGAGAAAAGATGAGTCAAATTAACGCTGCTTACTCGCTGATTAAAGAACAAAGAAATATTAAATAAAATAAGGAGAAGACAGATTATGGAAAAATTTTTAAACAAAAATGTCAAACTAAATAATGGAGTAGAAATGCCTATGGTTGGTTTTGGTACTTATAAAATTACTGATCCAGTTCAAGGAGAAGAAGCAATTGTTGAAGCAATTAATTTTGGATATCGAATGATTGACACAGCTGATATTTATCAAAACCATGCAATTGTAAAAAAAGCAATTGCCAAATCAACTAAAACTCGTCAGGATCTTTTTATTACTTCAAAGATCTGAAACACTGACCAAAGTCGTGATAAAACCCTTGCATCATTTAACCGCATTTTAACCGAATTAGATACTGATTATTTGGATCTTGTTTTAGTACATTGACCAGCAAAAAGTGGAAACGAATGTTATCATGCTTTAGAAGAACTATATAAAGAGGGAAAAGTTCGTGCGATTGGAGTTTCGAACTACTTAGTTGATGATTTAAAAGGTTTAATTGCTGAAAGCGAAATTAAACCAATGGTTGACCAAGTGGAAATGCACCCAATGTATCCTGTTTTAGACTTACAAGTTTTTGCTAAAGAAAATGACATCCAAATTGAAAGTTGAAGAACAATGATGGGTGGTCAGTTTGATGATGCGTCTTACATCGTGGAATTGAGTGAAAAATATCATGTGCAACCTTCATCAATTGCTTTGCGTTGAGCATTACAAAGTGGAGTTGTAATTATTCCTAAATCAGTTCATGTTGACCGTATTAAAACTAAT
This genomic stretch from Mesoplasma sp. JKS002658 harbors:
- the rsmI gene encoding 16S rRNA (cytidine(1402)-2'-O)-methyltransferase, producing MWVQQTFKNSLPTIYVVGTPIGNLNDFSLRAIETLKAVDYILCEDTRTSQILLQHFQINKPLISLHKYNELERSKRVKEYLNQGCDLAIISDAGIPTISDPGSWLLASLVNEEMLKFNLSGLNCGPAYIHALVASALVAKSNYFHGFLTSKNQVAKVHELTKIVHNYSDTLICFYESVHRIKETILALDQVLINQPQTLVVIARELTKMNEEIIRGTIREVAEFIQSPEFVFKGEFVICFANSSFKLVLSKQEQIALIQEQINQGLKLKAACRVVSVQTGLPINELYAVFLKESGKKT
- a CDS encoding ribosomal-processing cysteine protease Prp gives rise to the protein MVKVELTKQNGQFLELKMSGHANGGDYGHDLVCAALTGIMSGALNAYDAEYRDDVILMVKDNSISIKVKNLANKDVQKTFGFLVYQIKTILVQYPQNVTLKEVG
- the greA gene encoding transcription elongation factor GreA, which produces MAEEIILTKEGLEEKRKELRHLIDVIRPQVIDELVEARNQGDLSENADYDAARNKQAEIESRIKELESVISKAKVINTGGKKGEVKIGSQVEYQDLKTQKIHTVKIVGAIEADPFAGLISNESPLAKAMLGHKSEEVLEVREVNVPYKVKVVSVK
- the rpmA gene encoding 50S ribosomal protein L27; this encodes MRFLLGLQFFASKKGVGSTKNGRDSESKRLGAKKADGQFANAGSIIFRQRGTKIHPGENVGRGGDDTLFALVSGVVKYEKFGKNRTRVRVIAQEAK
- a CDS encoding aldo/keto reductase — encoded protein: MEKFLNKNVKLNNGVEMPMVGFGTYKITDPVQGEEAIVEAINFGYRMIDTADIYQNHAIVKKAIAKSTKTRQDLFITSKIWNTDQSRDKTLASFNRILTELDTDYLDLVLVHWPAKSGNECYHALEELYKEGKVRAIGVSNYLVDDLKGLIAESEIKPMVDQVEMHPMYPVLDLQVFAKENDIQIESWRTMMGGQFDDASYIVELSEKYHVQPSSIALRWALQSGVVIIPKSVHVDRIKTNASQIDEFVLTDEEMEKINVLEPSKRLGPDPLVYDRK
- a CDS encoding HAD family hydrolase — its product is MIKKIKETIRMIMVDVDGTLLDNYHNMSEANQKTLSGLSEQKIYLVMNTGALPKDGYNILTNTSIGIDNYTKWFIGLNGIVIYNFLTNDSYFQINTQNKTKIKEVFEKLNFKNYEIINLQNRSFLHFIVHNFETWYKLVFEIYLSLEKNNNKILGLESCLLLINHFDQVSLAKKNIIYFGDNLNDLLVFSDPEVYCIAMKNAIDEVKTLANDSTTDNYQGISDYLEKLKSAN
- a CDS encoding J domain-containing protein — encoded protein: MKTTGVIITIVVIVALLIFGFLIQSVRHKKSQKKREKEFNQKHNNASSSTKNQSRNYSAYNQHLRDQFSAKRKIWFTNIHHQVEIPGLNYQEFIQVFPFFSNLEATKKYLETRNLSSEKLRETMFFLEKAQIKFNKVCLSADDRLLGQFQNLVTYLDANAIEFFSKYYLEFLGFNAYSLVSFWYEEVLAHTVNLAVSNQTPDHNYLKAGLKSYEKSLNSSIDQLVQRMRSDLYQQTRTSYEEFISEFLNQFFHQGSNYNRTKFNSGGYNGYQGEESEYFSHQDKVALNAAYKELGVELDASDEQVKSAYRQLAKTYHPDKNPSVQAREKMSQINAAYSLIKEQRNIK